In Bombus fervidus isolate BK054 chromosome 11, iyBomFerv1, whole genome shotgun sequence, a single genomic region encodes these proteins:
- the LOC139992179 gene encoding GPI ethanolamine phosphate transferase 1 isoform X1: MNKVDPSLVTSYTFKSGKEYIVKIKVTAFKGCQRNLELTITDKYTAENWQSFYDAAYIENLTQKTGNYKHFDVFVAMLQSGLLKTSESITLDLLTFEDLQLLRARKLERSSCSSLSNATNNRRYLILTYTVEFDRLSDYRKIEKMYNKKFNIVNNNYSFIIWGLAIHLILLWGVLDVNFHSPIIQELPNVPILKNAPAKRLVLFVADGLRFRTFIEAPPKFLKHIMTDTGTWGISHTRMPTESRPGIVAICAGLYEDPSAIFKGWKENPVDFDSVFNQSYLSWAWGSPDIIPIFTKGARENVHGDSYPPEWQNFDIMHGQIWRLDSWVFDKYIDWLREDAHKVKNAERVVLFLHLLGCDTTGHTAKPHSRKYVDNMNYVDWKIEEVVQMTENFFGDNSTAYIFTSDHGMTDWGSHGSGSTDETETPLIVWGAGINAFNFRQNVEQVDITPLISSLIGAPIPINNEGVLPWQYLSNNNLKYINHALLNNLKQLTYQVKANHKMNCENNGLPDWREIELDNKISTFDKDSEKEDPNEKLKEIVNTIKLAKKSLLYFRQYQRTRFLLYLSIIWLGWIILLFFKITGVIRPRLNPFILLITNCVFIVLVTMILIMHKVSGCNNWRLPCYACLTMISFWLATRSIIIYTVKLKVYKSKYYWTIITGIIFLLTIMFIGLTYRFALSIGMLFITLVQKIVLKNAQSLFFWTALSLAIFPLLPVVEPYPRVYIIILSICVVTLIVALKMHSRSRKAVEIFRLIVTGLIYLECIDGRSWISWTILLTTPLYIFTYPMQLKERMQGIVLGLFCPLVLLSASYEPFFFIILALHLSCWSQFNVSSIQVYQSTKNPLTIEELLKAAIFMLYTLLCFFGTGNMASISSFDPSWTRHFVTVFSPFTMFLLILLKLSIPLMLIGCTSHTLGSSSIFLGVLLLGDCLSLPLMYYVTPQGSWLDIGSAISRFTIAIFLPCLIVLLHYLSYPLITFSPDKHKFYINLKKDHIV, from the exons ATGAACAAAGTTGATCCATCTCTGGTGACAAGTTATACTTTTAAAAGTGGCAAAGAATACATTGTAAAGATCAAAGTTACTGCGTTTAAGGGATGTCAGCGTAATTTGGAGCTTACTATTACCGATAAATATACCGCCGAGAATTGGCAGTCTTTTTACGATGCTGCAT ACATTGAAAATTTGACGCAGAAAACGGgaaattacaaacattttgATGTATTTGTGGCTATGCTGCAATCTGGATTGTTAAAA ACAAGCGAATCTATTACTCTGGATCTGTTGACATTCGAAGATTTACAATTGTTACGTGCCCGTAAACTTGAACGCAGTTCGTGTTCAAGTTTGAGTAATGCGACAAATAATCGTCGATATCTTATATTAACATACACGGTAGAATTTGATAG ATTAAGTGATTATCGAAA GATTGAAAagatgtataataaaaagttcaatatagttaataacaattattcatttataatatGGGGTTTGGcaatacatttaatattattatgggGTGTTCTTGATGTAAACTTTCATTCTCCCATTATTCAAGAACTACCAAATGTaccaattttaaaaaatgcaccAGCGAAAAGATTGGTCTTATTTGTAGCAGATGGTTTAAGATTCAGAACCTTCATTGAAGCACCACCAAAATTTCtcaa ACACATAATGACAGATACAGGTACTTGGGGTATATCTCATACAAGAATGCCAACAGAATCTAGACCGGGCATTGTTGCAATTTGTGCAGGATTATATGAAGATCCTAGTGCTATATTTAAAGGATGGAAAGAAAATCCTGTTGACTTTGATTCTGTTTTTAATCAGAGTTATCTCTCATGGGCATGGGGGAGTCCTGACATTATACCTATATTCACAAAGG GTGCAAGAGAAAATGTACATGGCGACAGTTATCCTCCTGAGTGGCAAAATTTTGATATAATGCATGGTCAAATTTGGCGTTTAGACTCTTGGGTGTTTGACAAATACATTGATTGGCTTAGAGAAGATGCCCACAAAGTTAAAAATGCTGAACGTGTTGTCCTATTCCTTCATCTTCTTGGCTGTGATACCACAGGACATACAGCAAAACCTCATTCTAG AAAATATGTTGATAACATGAATTATGTTGATTGGAAAATAGAAGAGGTTGTACAAATGACAGAAAATTTTTTTGGAGATAATAGTACtgcatatatttttacatctgATCATGGAATGACTGATTGGGGATCACATGGAAGTGGCTCTACAGATGAAACAGAAACACCATTAATTGTTTGGGGTGCAGGAATTAATGCATTtaattttcgtcaaaatgtAGAACAAGTTGATATCACACCACTGATTTCGTCCTTGATTGGTGCTCCAATTCCGATTAACAAcgaa gGTGTTTTACCATGGCAGTATTTAAGTAACAATAAtcttaaatacataaatcatgcgctgttaaataatttgaaacagTTAACTTACCAAGTAAAAGCAAATCATAAAATGAATTGTGAAAATAATGGATTACCTGATTGGCGAGAGATAGAATTagacaataaaatttctactttCGATAAAGATTCTGAAAAAGAAGATCCAAatgagaaattgaaagaaattgttaATACAATTAAACTAGCTAAAAAgtctttgttatattttcGACAATATCAAAGAacaagatttttattatatttgtctATAATATGGCTAGGATGGATAATACtgttattctttaaaataactGGTGTTATTCGGCCCCGTCTTaatccttttattttattaataacaaattgtGTATTTATAGTTCTAGTAACTATGATACTTATCATGCATAAAg TTTCAGGTTGTAATAATTGGAGATTACCCTGTTATGCGTGTTTAACTATGATTTCTTTCTGGCTAGCTACTCgaagtataattatatacacaGTAAAATTAAAAGTCTATAAAAGCAAATATTATTGGACGATAATTAcaggaataatttttttattaacaataatgTTCATTGGCTTAACATATAGATTTGCTCTTAGTATAGGAATGTTATTTATTACTCTTGTTCAGAAGATAGTGTTAAAAAATGCTCAGAGTCTATTTTTTTGGACAGCTTTATCTCTAGCTATTTTTCCACTATTACCTGTTGTAGAACCATACCCTCGAGTTTACATCAT AATTCTTAGTATATGTGTTGTAACTTTAATAGTTGCATTAAAAATGCATTCAAGGTCTAGAAAAGCAGTCGAAATTTTTCGACTGATAGTCACAGGACTAATATACTTAGAATGTATAGATGGCCGAAGTTGGATATCATGGACGATTTTATTAACGACaccattatatatttttacttatccTATGCAATTAAAAGAAAGGATGCAAGGAATCGTGTTGGGACTTTTCTGTCCACTTGTCTTATTATCTGCATCTTATGaacctttcttttttataattcttgcATTACATCTATCCTGTTGGTCACAATTTAATGTGTCTTCTATTCAAGTTTATCAAAGTACTAAAAATCCTTTGACAATAGAAGAGTTGCTTAAAGCAGCAATCTTT ATGCTATATACATTGCTGTGTTTCTTTGGAACAGGTAATATGGCGAGTATCAGTTCGTTTGATCCGTCTTGGACTCGTCATTTCGTGACAGTTTTCTCTCCCTTTACAATGTTCCTGTTAATACTTTTAAAGCTAAGCATTCCTTTAATGTTAATTGGATGTACAAGTCACACACTTGGATCTTCAAGTATTTTTCTAGGAGTGCTTTTATTGGGAGACTGCTTATCTTTACCACTCATGTATTACGTTACTCCTCAAGGAAGTTGGCTAGATATTGGTAGCGCTATAAGTAGGTTCacaattgcaatttttcttccttgccttatagtattattacattatcttTCATATCCTTTAATAACGTTCTCTCCagataaacataaattttatattaatttaaaaaaagatcatattgtataa
- the LOC139992179 gene encoding GPI ethanolamine phosphate transferase 1 isoform X3, which translates to MLHTSESITLDLLTFEDLQLLRARKLERSSCSSLSNATNNRRYLILTYTVEFDRLSDYRKIEKMYNKKFNIVNNNYSFIIWGLAIHLILLWGVLDVNFHSPIIQELPNVPILKNAPAKRLVLFVADGLRFRTFIEAPPKFLKHIMTDTGTWGISHTRMPTESRPGIVAICAGLYEDPSAIFKGWKENPVDFDSVFNQSYLSWAWGSPDIIPIFTKGARENVHGDSYPPEWQNFDIMHGQIWRLDSWVFDKYIDWLREDAHKVKNAERVVLFLHLLGCDTTGHTAKPHSRKYVDNMNYVDWKIEEVVQMTENFFGDNSTAYIFTSDHGMTDWGSHGSGSTDETETPLIVWGAGINAFNFRQNVEQVDITPLISSLIGAPIPINNEGVLPWQYLSNNNLKYINHALLNNLKQLTYQVKANHKMNCENNGLPDWREIELDNKISTFDKDSEKEDPNEKLKEIVNTIKLAKKSLLYFRQYQRTRFLLYLSIIWLGWIILLFFKITGVIRPRLNPFILLITNCVFIVLVTMILIMHKVSGCNNWRLPCYACLTMISFWLATRSIIIYTVKLKVYKSKYYWTIITGIIFLLTIMFIGLTYRFALSIGMLFITLVQKIVLKNAQSLFFWTALSLAIFPLLPVVEPYPRVYIIILSICVVTLIVALKMHSRSRKAVEIFRLIVTGLIYLECIDGRSWISWTILLTTPLYIFTYPMQLKERMQGIVLGLFCPLVLLSASYEPFFFIILALHLSCWSQFNVSSIQVYQSTKNPLTIEELLKAAIFMLYTLLCFFGTGNMASISSFDPSWTRHFVTVFSPFTMFLLILLKLSIPLMLIGCTSHTLGSSSIFLGVLLLGDCLSLPLMYYVTPQGSWLDIGSAISRFTIAIFLPCLIVLLHYLSYPLITFSPDKHKFYINLKKDHIV; encoded by the exons ATGCTGCAT ACAAGCGAATCTATTACTCTGGATCTGTTGACATTCGAAGATTTACAATTGTTACGTGCCCGTAAACTTGAACGCAGTTCGTGTTCAAGTTTGAGTAATGCGACAAATAATCGTCGATATCTTATATTAACATACACGGTAGAATTTGATAG ATTAAGTGATTATCGAAA GATTGAAAagatgtataataaaaagttcaatatagttaataacaattattcatttataatatGGGGTTTGGcaatacatttaatattattatgggGTGTTCTTGATGTAAACTTTCATTCTCCCATTATTCAAGAACTACCAAATGTaccaattttaaaaaatgcaccAGCGAAAAGATTGGTCTTATTTGTAGCAGATGGTTTAAGATTCAGAACCTTCATTGAAGCACCACCAAAATTTCtcaa ACACATAATGACAGATACAGGTACTTGGGGTATATCTCATACAAGAATGCCAACAGAATCTAGACCGGGCATTGTTGCAATTTGTGCAGGATTATATGAAGATCCTAGTGCTATATTTAAAGGATGGAAAGAAAATCCTGTTGACTTTGATTCTGTTTTTAATCAGAGTTATCTCTCATGGGCATGGGGGAGTCCTGACATTATACCTATATTCACAAAGG GTGCAAGAGAAAATGTACATGGCGACAGTTATCCTCCTGAGTGGCAAAATTTTGATATAATGCATGGTCAAATTTGGCGTTTAGACTCTTGGGTGTTTGACAAATACATTGATTGGCTTAGAGAAGATGCCCACAAAGTTAAAAATGCTGAACGTGTTGTCCTATTCCTTCATCTTCTTGGCTGTGATACCACAGGACATACAGCAAAACCTCATTCTAG AAAATATGTTGATAACATGAATTATGTTGATTGGAAAATAGAAGAGGTTGTACAAATGACAGAAAATTTTTTTGGAGATAATAGTACtgcatatatttttacatctgATCATGGAATGACTGATTGGGGATCACATGGAAGTGGCTCTACAGATGAAACAGAAACACCATTAATTGTTTGGGGTGCAGGAATTAATGCATTtaattttcgtcaaaatgtAGAACAAGTTGATATCACACCACTGATTTCGTCCTTGATTGGTGCTCCAATTCCGATTAACAAcgaa gGTGTTTTACCATGGCAGTATTTAAGTAACAATAAtcttaaatacataaatcatgcgctgttaaataatttgaaacagTTAACTTACCAAGTAAAAGCAAATCATAAAATGAATTGTGAAAATAATGGATTACCTGATTGGCGAGAGATAGAATTagacaataaaatttctactttCGATAAAGATTCTGAAAAAGAAGATCCAAatgagaaattgaaagaaattgttaATACAATTAAACTAGCTAAAAAgtctttgttatattttcGACAATATCAAAGAacaagatttttattatatttgtctATAATATGGCTAGGATGGATAATACtgttattctttaaaataactGGTGTTATTCGGCCCCGTCTTaatccttttattttattaataacaaattgtGTATTTATAGTTCTAGTAACTATGATACTTATCATGCATAAAg TTTCAGGTTGTAATAATTGGAGATTACCCTGTTATGCGTGTTTAACTATGATTTCTTTCTGGCTAGCTACTCgaagtataattatatacacaGTAAAATTAAAAGTCTATAAAAGCAAATATTATTGGACGATAATTAcaggaataatttttttattaacaataatgTTCATTGGCTTAACATATAGATTTGCTCTTAGTATAGGAATGTTATTTATTACTCTTGTTCAGAAGATAGTGTTAAAAAATGCTCAGAGTCTATTTTTTTGGACAGCTTTATCTCTAGCTATTTTTCCACTATTACCTGTTGTAGAACCATACCCTCGAGTTTACATCAT AATTCTTAGTATATGTGTTGTAACTTTAATAGTTGCATTAAAAATGCATTCAAGGTCTAGAAAAGCAGTCGAAATTTTTCGACTGATAGTCACAGGACTAATATACTTAGAATGTATAGATGGCCGAAGTTGGATATCATGGACGATTTTATTAACGACaccattatatatttttacttatccTATGCAATTAAAAGAAAGGATGCAAGGAATCGTGTTGGGACTTTTCTGTCCACTTGTCTTATTATCTGCATCTTATGaacctttcttttttataattcttgcATTACATCTATCCTGTTGGTCACAATTTAATGTGTCTTCTATTCAAGTTTATCAAAGTACTAAAAATCCTTTGACAATAGAAGAGTTGCTTAAAGCAGCAATCTTT ATGCTATATACATTGCTGTGTTTCTTTGGAACAGGTAATATGGCGAGTATCAGTTCGTTTGATCCGTCTTGGACTCGTCATTTCGTGACAGTTTTCTCTCCCTTTACAATGTTCCTGTTAATACTTTTAAAGCTAAGCATTCCTTTAATGTTAATTGGATGTACAAGTCACACACTTGGATCTTCAAGTATTTTTCTAGGAGTGCTTTTATTGGGAGACTGCTTATCTTTACCACTCATGTATTACGTTACTCCTCAAGGAAGTTGGCTAGATATTGGTAGCGCTATAAGTAGGTTCacaattgcaatttttcttccttgccttatagtattattacattatcttTCATATCCTTTAATAACGTTCTCTCCagataaacataaattttatattaatttaaaaaaagatcatattgtataa
- the LOC139992179 gene encoding GPI ethanolamine phosphate transferase 1 isoform X2 — MLQSGLLKTSESITLDLLTFEDLQLLRARKLERSSCSSLSNATNNRRYLILTYTVEFDRLSDYRKIEKMYNKKFNIVNNNYSFIIWGLAIHLILLWGVLDVNFHSPIIQELPNVPILKNAPAKRLVLFVADGLRFRTFIEAPPKFLKHIMTDTGTWGISHTRMPTESRPGIVAICAGLYEDPSAIFKGWKENPVDFDSVFNQSYLSWAWGSPDIIPIFTKGARENVHGDSYPPEWQNFDIMHGQIWRLDSWVFDKYIDWLREDAHKVKNAERVVLFLHLLGCDTTGHTAKPHSRKYVDNMNYVDWKIEEVVQMTENFFGDNSTAYIFTSDHGMTDWGSHGSGSTDETETPLIVWGAGINAFNFRQNVEQVDITPLISSLIGAPIPINNEGVLPWQYLSNNNLKYINHALLNNLKQLTYQVKANHKMNCENNGLPDWREIELDNKISTFDKDSEKEDPNEKLKEIVNTIKLAKKSLLYFRQYQRTRFLLYLSIIWLGWIILLFFKITGVIRPRLNPFILLITNCVFIVLVTMILIMHKVSGCNNWRLPCYACLTMISFWLATRSIIIYTVKLKVYKSKYYWTIITGIIFLLTIMFIGLTYRFALSIGMLFITLVQKIVLKNAQSLFFWTALSLAIFPLLPVVEPYPRVYIIILSICVVTLIVALKMHSRSRKAVEIFRLIVTGLIYLECIDGRSWISWTILLTTPLYIFTYPMQLKERMQGIVLGLFCPLVLLSASYEPFFFIILALHLSCWSQFNVSSIQVYQSTKNPLTIEELLKAAIFMLYTLLCFFGTGNMASISSFDPSWTRHFVTVFSPFTMFLLILLKLSIPLMLIGCTSHTLGSSSIFLGVLLLGDCLSLPLMYYVTPQGSWLDIGSAISRFTIAIFLPCLIVLLHYLSYPLITFSPDKHKFYINLKKDHIV, encoded by the exons ATGCTGCAATCTGGATTGTTAAAA ACAAGCGAATCTATTACTCTGGATCTGTTGACATTCGAAGATTTACAATTGTTACGTGCCCGTAAACTTGAACGCAGTTCGTGTTCAAGTTTGAGTAATGCGACAAATAATCGTCGATATCTTATATTAACATACACGGTAGAATTTGATAG ATTAAGTGATTATCGAAA GATTGAAAagatgtataataaaaagttcaatatagttaataacaattattcatttataatatGGGGTTTGGcaatacatttaatattattatgggGTGTTCTTGATGTAAACTTTCATTCTCCCATTATTCAAGAACTACCAAATGTaccaattttaaaaaatgcaccAGCGAAAAGATTGGTCTTATTTGTAGCAGATGGTTTAAGATTCAGAACCTTCATTGAAGCACCACCAAAATTTCtcaa ACACATAATGACAGATACAGGTACTTGGGGTATATCTCATACAAGAATGCCAACAGAATCTAGACCGGGCATTGTTGCAATTTGTGCAGGATTATATGAAGATCCTAGTGCTATATTTAAAGGATGGAAAGAAAATCCTGTTGACTTTGATTCTGTTTTTAATCAGAGTTATCTCTCATGGGCATGGGGGAGTCCTGACATTATACCTATATTCACAAAGG GTGCAAGAGAAAATGTACATGGCGACAGTTATCCTCCTGAGTGGCAAAATTTTGATATAATGCATGGTCAAATTTGGCGTTTAGACTCTTGGGTGTTTGACAAATACATTGATTGGCTTAGAGAAGATGCCCACAAAGTTAAAAATGCTGAACGTGTTGTCCTATTCCTTCATCTTCTTGGCTGTGATACCACAGGACATACAGCAAAACCTCATTCTAG AAAATATGTTGATAACATGAATTATGTTGATTGGAAAATAGAAGAGGTTGTACAAATGACAGAAAATTTTTTTGGAGATAATAGTACtgcatatatttttacatctgATCATGGAATGACTGATTGGGGATCACATGGAAGTGGCTCTACAGATGAAACAGAAACACCATTAATTGTTTGGGGTGCAGGAATTAATGCATTtaattttcgtcaaaatgtAGAACAAGTTGATATCACACCACTGATTTCGTCCTTGATTGGTGCTCCAATTCCGATTAACAAcgaa gGTGTTTTACCATGGCAGTATTTAAGTAACAATAAtcttaaatacataaatcatgcgctgttaaataatttgaaacagTTAACTTACCAAGTAAAAGCAAATCATAAAATGAATTGTGAAAATAATGGATTACCTGATTGGCGAGAGATAGAATTagacaataaaatttctactttCGATAAAGATTCTGAAAAAGAAGATCCAAatgagaaattgaaagaaattgttaATACAATTAAACTAGCTAAAAAgtctttgttatattttcGACAATATCAAAGAacaagatttttattatatttgtctATAATATGGCTAGGATGGATAATACtgttattctttaaaataactGGTGTTATTCGGCCCCGTCTTaatccttttattttattaataacaaattgtGTATTTATAGTTCTAGTAACTATGATACTTATCATGCATAAAg TTTCAGGTTGTAATAATTGGAGATTACCCTGTTATGCGTGTTTAACTATGATTTCTTTCTGGCTAGCTACTCgaagtataattatatacacaGTAAAATTAAAAGTCTATAAAAGCAAATATTATTGGACGATAATTAcaggaataatttttttattaacaataatgTTCATTGGCTTAACATATAGATTTGCTCTTAGTATAGGAATGTTATTTATTACTCTTGTTCAGAAGATAGTGTTAAAAAATGCTCAGAGTCTATTTTTTTGGACAGCTTTATCTCTAGCTATTTTTCCACTATTACCTGTTGTAGAACCATACCCTCGAGTTTACATCAT AATTCTTAGTATATGTGTTGTAACTTTAATAGTTGCATTAAAAATGCATTCAAGGTCTAGAAAAGCAGTCGAAATTTTTCGACTGATAGTCACAGGACTAATATACTTAGAATGTATAGATGGCCGAAGTTGGATATCATGGACGATTTTATTAACGACaccattatatatttttacttatccTATGCAATTAAAAGAAAGGATGCAAGGAATCGTGTTGGGACTTTTCTGTCCACTTGTCTTATTATCTGCATCTTATGaacctttcttttttataattcttgcATTACATCTATCCTGTTGGTCACAATTTAATGTGTCTTCTATTCAAGTTTATCAAAGTACTAAAAATCCTTTGACAATAGAAGAGTTGCTTAAAGCAGCAATCTTT ATGCTATATACATTGCTGTGTTTCTTTGGAACAGGTAATATGGCGAGTATCAGTTCGTTTGATCCGTCTTGGACTCGTCATTTCGTGACAGTTTTCTCTCCCTTTACAATGTTCCTGTTAATACTTTTAAAGCTAAGCATTCCTTTAATGTTAATTGGATGTACAAGTCACACACTTGGATCTTCAAGTATTTTTCTAGGAGTGCTTTTATTGGGAGACTGCTTATCTTTACCACTCATGTATTACGTTACTCCTCAAGGAAGTTGGCTAGATATTGGTAGCGCTATAAGTAGGTTCacaattgcaatttttcttccttgccttatagtattattacattatcttTCATATCCTTTAATAACGTTCTCTCCagataaacataaattttatattaatttaaaaaaagatcatattgtataa
- the LOC139992214 gene encoding uncharacterized protein, whose translation MILQATIRKLQTELERLQSTRINRDFQKRVEQLTIANQKLIQENHRLKNGGKGLKHLLESIKSLENNVVKERASFQMQIQKLKAENAALLLKVQQLTASANRKPGDGSPALKCHNRTSSTLRRSRSRSSSISSRNKTSSLSPGSSLESIRIQRSPCRNSKVYNNKTKNSKVEFENLETRIHTLQKMLKEGISIK comes from the exons ATGATATTACAAGCTACcattagaaaattacaaactgAACTTGAAAGATTACAATCTACACGAATAAATAGAGATTTTCAGAAACGTGTTGAGCAACTGACAATTGCGAATCAAAAGCTTATACAAGAAAATCATAGGCTTAAAAATGGAG gAAAAggtttaaaacatttattggAATCAATTAAATCGTTAGAGAATAATGTTGTTAAGGAACGTGCGTCTTTTCAAATGCAAATTCAAAAACTTAAAGCCGAAAATGCAGCTTTGTTATTGAAAGTACAGCAACTTACTGCATCTGCTAATAGAAAACCAGGAGATGGTAGTCCAGCATTAAAATGTCATAACCGTACATCTTCTACGCTTAGACGAAGCAGAAGTCGGTCATCTTCGATTTCAAGTCGTAATAAAACTTCTAGTTTATCACCAG GGAGTTCATTAGAATCGATTAGAATTCAACGATCTCCTTGCCGAAATTCgaaagtatataataataaaacaaagaattcAA AagtcgagtttgaaaatttggagACAAGAATTCACACATTACAGAAAATGTTGAAAGAAGGGATAAGCATAAagtaa
- the LOC139992212 gene encoding optic atrophy 3 protein homolog: MVVGVFPALKLGVLFVKQISKPLAKFLVNQAKNHPVFRTYFIIPPAQFYHWAEVKAKMYIMNLGKPTKVAKLNETMAIELGANLMGEVIIFSVAGGCLILEYNRQVAKEAKKEEARLQQLQTFTDEIRNLNQVTSQQESQIQYLHEAIQELAKHTKYEMIAKPRVKETNLQMQQLNVDESQNGVKSKNEKPSIIERAILYYENNVKPEKFS, from the exons ATGGTAGTGGGTGTTTTTCCAGCTCTCAAATTGGgagttttatttgttaaacaaATTAGTAAGCCCTTGGCCAAGTTTCTTGTTAATCAAGCAAAAAATCATCCTGTCTTTAggacatattttattataccacCTGCACAAT TTTATCATTGGGCAGAGGTAAAAgctaaaatgtatataatgaaTCTTGGTAAGCCTACAAAAGTTGCAAAGTTGAATGAAACTATGGCTATAGAATTAGGAGCTAATTTGATGGGTGAGGTTATTATCTTTAGTGTTGCTGGTGGTTgtttaatattagaatataatcGCCAAGTAGCAAAAGAAGCAAAAAAAGAGGAAGCACGGCTTCAACAATTACAAACATTTACGGATGAGATTAGGAATTTGAATCAAGTGACATCTCAACAAGAAAGTCAGATTCAATATTTGCATGAAGCTATTCAGGAATTAGCAAAGCATACAAAGTATGAAATGATTGCAAAGCCAAGagtaaaagaaacaaatttacaaATGCAACAATTAAATGTTGATGAAAGCCAAAATGGTGTGAAATCAAAAAATGAGAAACCATCAATAATTGAACGtgctatattatattatgaaaataacgtaaaaccaGAAAAATTCAGTTAa